From a single Haloarcula sp. DT43 genomic region:
- a CDS encoding FxsA family protein — MLRVIGLLLLIPLFDIVLLVTVAIPFLGPLVTVALVVLTALVGMLLVRAEGRATLRQIQQRLAVGELPTDELIDGGLLIAAGAFFLTPGLVTDFVGLLLAVPFTRYPVRAATRRWVVQPYVDAKTGGFASGQVYVGGFPNDDGPAGPGPNGPDGGSGPGSAGGSFDPDEATDVDFEDNDEN, encoded by the coding sequence ATGCTCCGGGTCATCGGGCTGTTGCTGCTCATCCCGCTGTTCGACATCGTGTTGCTGGTGACGGTCGCGATACCGTTCCTCGGCCCGCTCGTGACGGTCGCGCTCGTCGTCCTGACGGCGCTGGTCGGCATGCTGCTGGTCCGTGCCGAAGGCCGTGCGACGCTCCGGCAGATACAGCAGCGGCTCGCGGTCGGCGAACTCCCGACCGACGAACTCATCGACGGCGGCCTCCTCATCGCCGCCGGCGCGTTCTTCCTCACGCCCGGTCTGGTGACCGACTTCGTCGGCCTCCTGCTCGCGGTGCCGTTCACCCGTTACCCCGTCCGTGCAGCCACGCGGCGCTGGGTCGTCCAGCCCTACGTCGACGCCAAGACCGGCGGCTTCGCCAGCGGTCAGGTGTACGTCGGCGGCTTCCCCAACGACGACGGCCCCGCCGGTCCCGGCCCGAACGGTCCGGACGGTGGCTCGGGTCCCGGCTCCGCCGGCGGCTCCTTCGACCCCGACGAAGCCACCGACGTCGACTTCGAAGACAACGACGAAAACTGA
- a CDS encoding cytochrome P450, protein MDTPQARHEIPDPVTPGDRPPRLGRVPFLDNTVAMLRDPLGFYDRAGAHDADVVGYSVAGTTGCFVCHPDLVEQVLVTDADAYEKGRLLQDTLGQFIGEGLFLLEGEEWQRQRTALQPAFYRERIAAYGDTMTAFADRTATDWHDGQRLDVRPQMQSLTLNILGKTLLDVDIETTAGALEPLLDALRERLDPRSLSAYLPLWVPTQTNRVVNRSLAEFQATLDDVIAARQREADRAREARDDVLSLLLSLDDETMDRERLGHQLLTFLVAGHDTTALTLTYAWFLLANNPDCQRRLHEELDATLGDRQPTPEDLFDLPYLDAVVNEVLRLYPPAFTVFRQPTEPVTLGGYELSTDAQLTLPQWLVHRDDRWYDAPDAFRPERWSDGLEASLPDYAYYPFGGGPRHCIGMRFARMEAKLALATIAQQYAVEAVTEPPLSLAMQITLSPTEPVEVRLRER, encoded by the coding sequence ATGGATACCCCGCAGGCTCGTCACGAAATCCCGGACCCGGTCACGCCGGGCGACCGGCCGCCCCGCCTCGGCCGCGTCCCGTTCCTCGACAACACCGTCGCGATGCTGCGTGACCCGCTCGGGTTCTACGACCGTGCCGGCGCTCACGACGCTGACGTGGTGGGGTACAGCGTCGCCGGGACGACGGGCTGTTTCGTCTGCCATCCCGACCTCGTCGAGCAGGTGCTTGTGACCGACGCCGACGCCTACGAGAAGGGTCGGCTCCTCCAGGACACGCTCGGCCAGTTCATCGGAGAGGGGCTGTTCCTGCTGGAGGGCGAGGAGTGGCAGCGCCAGCGGACGGCGCTCCAGCCGGCGTTCTACCGGGAGCGCATCGCCGCCTACGGCGACACGATGACCGCGTTCGCCGACCGGACGGCGACGGACTGGCACGACGGCCAGCGTCTCGACGTGCGCCCACAGATGCAGTCGCTGACGCTGAACATTCTCGGCAAGACCCTGCTCGACGTGGACATCGAGACCACCGCGGGCGCGCTGGAACCGCTGCTGGACGCGTTGCGCGAGCGCCTGGACCCGCGGTCGCTGTCGGCGTATCTCCCGCTGTGGGTCCCGACGCAGACGAACCGCGTCGTCAATCGCTCGCTAGCCGAGTTCCAGGCCACGCTCGACGACGTCATCGCCGCCCGCCAGCGCGAGGCCGACCGCGCCCGCGAGGCCCGTGACGACGTGCTTTCCCTGCTGCTCTCGCTCGACGACGAGACGATGGACCGCGAGCGACTGGGCCACCAACTGTTGACCTTCCTCGTCGCCGGCCACGACACGACGGCGTTGACGCTGACTTACGCCTGGTTCCTGCTGGCGAACAATCCCGACTGCCAGCGCCGCCTGCACGAGGAACTCGACGCGACGCTGGGGGACCGGCAGCCGACGCCCGAAGACCTGTTCGACCTGCCGTATCTCGACGCCGTGGTGAACGAGGTGCTCCGGCTGTACCCGCCGGCCTTCACCGTGTTCCGCCAGCCGACGGAGCCGGTGACGCTGGGCGGGTACGAGCTCTCCACCGACGCACAGCTCACCCTCCCGCAGTGGCTCGTCCACCGCGACGACCGCTGGTACGACGCGCCAGACGCGTTCCGCCCCGAGCGCTGGAGCGACGGCCTCGAAGCGTCCCTTCCGGACTACGCCTACTACCCGTTCGGGGGCGGCCCGCGCCACTGCATCGGGATGCGCTTCGCCCGGATGGAGGCCAAGCTCGCGCTGGCGACCATCGCTCAGCAGTACGCCGTCGAAGCGGTCACCGAACCGCCGCTGTCGCTGGCGATGCAGATAACGCTGAGCCCTACGGAGCCCGTCGAGGTCCGACTGCGCGAGCGGTGA